The nucleotide sequence GGCACATTTTGAGCTTGCTTAAAACAAAGCACTCTAGAGTGAATAAATTCTTGCAAACCTTCATGAACAAGCTTGTAGAAATATCCATTACGCTCATTAGAGAAAATAAATTCAGCGAAAGATGCTAAATAAGTATTTGGGTTTTCTTCTTTGTAAAGATTCCTTTTAATATCGTCGCTATCCAGATTAAAAGACTGTTCAAACTTAACAGCCAATTCTGGAGGCATACGTTTGTAGTAATAATCACGAATTAATCGTTTTCCAAAATAATTACCACTAGCTTCATCCATAAGCATATAGCCTAAAGATTGCACTGTCATTTCAATGTTCTCACCATCAAAATAACAACTATTAGAACCGGTTCCTAAAATACAAACTATTCCAGGCTCTGTGGTTGCAGCATATACCGCAGCTACCATATCTTCTTTTACCATAACATCATCTGCATGGGTAAAATAAGAAGCAATAATATCTTCTAATAATTTCCTTGGAGTTTCTGTTCCACATCCGGCACCAAAAAAATGAACTTTTTCTACAGTGTCAATAACTCCTCTAAGATCCTCATTTTCTGCTAAACGCTCTTCGAGTTGTCTTTTTGGAAATACCGCTGGATTTAGTCCTTTAGTACGAGTCTTAAAAACTACTTCTCCCTCCATATCAAGAAGGATCCAGTCACATTTGGTGGAACCACCGTCGGCAATTAATATCATTATTATTTCTTTATATAGTAAAAAAGGCTGTTTTAAACGCAGGTTTAAATTTTGCTTTTAAAACAGCCTTCAGAATTATTTTAGTGTGCTTTATTAAATTGAAGCAACGTGTGCTGCAAGTTCAACAAGTTTAGCAGAATAACCATATTCGTTATCGTACCAAGCCACTAATTTAAAGAAATTATCGTTTAATGCAATTCCTGCATCAGCATCAAAATTACAAGTATTTGTATTTGATACGTAATCTTGTGAAACTACCATCTCTTCAGTATAAGAAATCACCCCTTTATAAGCTCCTTCTGAAGCTTTTTTGAAGGCTGCTTTTACTTGCTCGTAAGTTGCAGCTTTTTCTGTTCTTACTGTAAGATCTACCACAGAAACATCTGCAGTTGGAACTCTAAAAGCCATTCCTGTAAGTTTTCCTTTAAGAGAAGGTATCACTTTAGTTACTGCTACTGCAGCTCCTGTTGAAGTAGGAATAATGTTGTTTAAAGCACTTCTTCCTAATCTGTAATTTTTCTTATCTGGACCATCTACAGTAGACTGAGATGCAGTTGCAGCATGCACAGTTGTCATAAGACCTTCTACCATTCCGAATTCGTCATCAATCACTTTAGCTAGTGGCGCCAAACAGTTAGTAGTACAAGAAGCGTTAGAAACGATGGTATCTTCAGCTTTAACATCTTTATGATTAACTCCCATTACAAACATAGGAACATCTT is from Gillisia sp. Hel1_33_143 and encodes:
- a CDS encoding BadF/BadG/BcrA/BcrD ATPase family protein; the encoded protein is MILIADGGSTKCDWILLDMEGEVVFKTRTKGLNPAVFPKRQLEERLAENEDLRGVIDTVEKVHFFGAGCGTETPRKLLEDIIASYFTHADDVMVKEDMVAAVYAATTEPGIVCILGTGSNSCYFDGENIEMTVQSLGYMLMDEASGNYFGKRLIRDYYYKRMPPELAVKFEQSFNLDSDDIKRNLYKEENPNTYLASFAEFIFSNERNGYFYKLVHEGLQEFIHSRVLCFKQAQNVPIHFIGTIAYFSEDIIRAVAQPYQLEIGNIIRRPIDALLEHYRKNVIKV
- the gap gene encoding type I glyceraldehyde-3-phosphate dehydrogenase; protein product: MSVKVGINGFGRIGRIAFRNAISSGKVEVVAINDLLDVDHLAYLLKYDSVHGQFDGEVEVKDGHLVVNGKTVRITAERNPEDLKWDEVGAEIVLDCTGIFTTMDSAGAHLKAGAKKVVISAPSKDVPMFVMGVNHKDVKAEDTIVSNASCTTNCLAPLAKVIDDEFGMVEGLMTTVHAATASQSTVDGPDKKNYRLGRSALNNIIPTSTGAAVAVTKVIPSLKGKLTGMAFRVPTADVSVVDLTVRTEKAATYEQVKAAFKKASEGAYKGVISYTEEMVVSQDYVSNTNTCNFDADAGIALNDNFFKLVAWYDNEYGYSAKLVELAAHVASI